The Vibrio diazotrophicus DNA window TGCAAAGACTCTCCACTGAGCTCGACAAGCTGGTTGGTAATTTCAAACTTTAACCAAGTAATCTTAAAATAAACCACTCCAAGCCATTACCGGGCAAAGCAGAAGATGAATTTCTGACACATTCGGTAATGGCTTTTTACATTAAATAATTGTGAATTATTAACGAGATAGGTTGAAATTGGAGCTTGCTTTAGATATTCATGGCGCAACATCGATAAAGGAAGCTTATTTACATGTTCACTATCTTCAAAACCTTCTTCTGGTTAGGTTGGATTAGCTTCGGCGGCCCAGCGGCTCACATTGGTTATTTTCGCCAAACCTTCGTTGAAAAGCTCAAATGGTTAGACGACAACGAATATGCTCAGATAGTGGCACTCAGCCAGTTTTTACCCGGCCCAGGTTCTAGTCAAGTCGGCTTTTCGATTGGCTATAAACGCGGTGGTTTACTCGGAGCTACAGCAGCATTCATCGGCTTCACTGCCCCTTCGATCATTCTGATGCTGATTCTTGCTTTAGTGAGCAGTCAGATCACCGATACTGCTCTGTTCCACAACATCGTACACGGGCTTAAACTGCTTGCTGTGGTTGTGGTTGCCGATGCAACTTGGGGAATGTACAAGAACTTCTGCTCAACCAAACTCTCGGCAGGTTTAGCCCTTCTCACAGCAAGCATGCTGCTGGTTGTTCCAAGTATTACCACGCAGCTATTGGTATTAATTTTGGCGGCGGTTATCGGCGCAATCTATATCAAAGGTGACACAGCCAAAGCACAAAGTTCATTTAAACCCAGCTATGTGCCGTTACTGTTGTTTGTTGCCATTTTGATTGGCACTTCGGTGCTGTCGAGTCATCCAAGCGTCCAGTTGTTCGGTGATTTCTTCCAAGCAGGTAGTTTAGTATTTGGTGGCGGGCACGTCGTTCTGCCATTGCTGCAAAATCTTGTAGGCGATCAGCTTAGTCAAGATACGTTTCTAACGGGTTACGCGGCAGCGCAGGCAGTACCGGGGCCGATGTTCACTTTCGCGACGTATTTAGGTTACGCTTTGATGCCAAACACTCCTGTTTGGGGAGCATTGTTAGCGACTATAGCGGTGTTCCTACCCGGTTTCTTACTGCTGTTAGCAGTTTTGAAGAACTGGCATGCACTGGCAGATAACCCCACCATTTCGGGTGCACTGAACGGCGTGAATGCTTCCGTCGTTGGTCTACTAGCCGCAGCATTATACCAACCTGTATTTACCAGCGCGGTGTTTAATGCAACCGACATTGCCTTGGTATTGGTTGGCTTCTATCTGCTTAAGCAGCTTAAGTTACCCATCGTTGTATGTGTCGCATTCTTCATTGTTGCAGGGGCAGCTTTAGGGATATAGTGTCTTCACGTTTTTGCTAGGGTCAGATGATCGTTAATATCGAAAATTGATGAATGCTTAATTCCAACTCTCTCTCAATTCGCTCATACAGCCGTCAAAAGAACGGGCATAGCCACGATTTTCATCAGTTGGTTTTGCCTGTTCGTGGTGTCATTAACATTGAAGTTGAAGCATTCAAAGGGGCAGTAAGGCCCGGAGAGTGTGTTGTTGTTCGTGCAAACGAAATGCATTATTTCGCGGCAGAAACAGAAGCGCGTTTTGTTGTGGCCGATCTCGAACATCTGCCACCGCACATTTTAGATTCTGACACTATCGTCTTTTCAATCAGCCCACCTTTAATGCACTACTTGAACTTCATAGAAGAGCAACTCAAGTATCAAGTGAATACAGAAATTGAACAACTGATGTTAACCACTTTCTCGCTTTTGCTTAGTGAACAACAAATACTTAAGCAGTTCGACCATAGGATCAGGAAAGTTCAAGAATATATCGAAGCCCATCTTGCCCAGCCGCTTTCGATTGCTCAATTGGCGACTATTGCTTTTTTAAGTCCAACCCAGTTAAAAAAACTGTTCAAAGAGCAAACGGCTTTAACGGTGACCCAATACATTACTCACAAACGAATGGAAAAAGCACAAGCCTTGCTTATCCATACTGACTACCCTATTCAAATCGTCGCGGAATCAGTGGGCTATGTCGACCACAGTGCTTTTAGCCGCCGTTTTTCGCAACATTTTGGTCTTCCTCCCTCAAAGCTAACCCGTTAACTCCGTCTTTACTGCCAAAAAAAGCGTCCAATCTGCACAAACAAACTAAGAAAACACGCATACCATTTCACTCGTATTAAGTCAGTTAATGGAGTGGCTATGTTGAAGAGTAATACCAATATCAGCGGAATATTCGCCGTTGTATTAGCGAGTGTGTTCTGGGGAACAACCGGAACCGCCGCCAGTTTCGCGCCAGATATTAGCCCTCTTGCCATCGGCGCGTCAGCCATGGGTGGCGGTGGATTATTGCTGCTGATTAATGCCCGAAAGAAGCTGACCAAAGATATCGCCACACTCGTAAGAAACTACAAGCTTCCGTTATGTGGCGGCGCAGCCGTGGCTATCTATCCTTTAGCTTTTTATTCCTCTATGCGTTTTTCAGGCGTGGCGATTGGGACATTAATCTCTATTGCCAGCGCCCCTTTCTTTACGGTTCTTCTTGAGCGTCTAATCAGCAAAAAATCAATATCACTATACTGGGTAATTTCTTTTATTGTGGGTGCAATAGGAATCGTGTTACTCACGCTGGGAAAACAAGACAGCTCATACTCTGCCGAAGCCACTCTGCTGCACTTAATCGGTATAGCGATGGGACTTATCGCCGCGTTAACTTACGCTACGTATTCATGGGCGGCTCGCGGCATGATTGAACGAGGAGTGAGTTCTCAGTCAGCGATGGCGAGTATGTTTGGTTTGGCTGCCACACTATTACTGCCGTCGTTGTGGGTGACTGGTGACAACCTTTTTGCCGATGCAACACACACGGCTGTGGTGATCTATATGGCAACCATACCTATGTTTTTAGGCTATCTGCTGTTTGGGCATGCACTAAAACAATTGGAAGCCAGCACAGCTACATTGATCA harbors:
- a CDS encoding AraC family transcriptional regulator, whose amino-acid sequence is MLNSNSLSIRSYSRQKNGHSHDFHQLVLPVRGVINIEVEAFKGAVRPGECVVVRANEMHYFAAETEARFVVADLEHLPPHILDSDTIVFSISPPLMHYLNFIEEQLKYQVNTEIEQLMLTTFSLLLSEQQILKQFDHRIRKVQEYIEAHLAQPLSIAQLATIAFLSPTQLKKLFKEQTALTVTQYITHKRMEKAQALLIHTDYPIQIVAESVGYVDHSAFSRRFSQHFGLPPSKLTR
- a CDS encoding DMT family transporter gives rise to the protein MLKSNTNISGIFAVVLASVFWGTTGTAASFAPDISPLAIGASAMGGGGLLLLINARKKLTKDIATLVRNYKLPLCGGAAVAIYPLAFYSSMRFSGVAIGTLISIASAPFFTVLLERLISKKSISLYWVISFIVGAIGIVLLTLGKQDSSYSAEATLLHLIGIAMGLIAALTYATYSWAARGMIERGVSSQSAMASMFGLAATLLLPSLWVTGDNLFADATHTAVVIYMATIPMFLGYLLFGHALKQLEASTATLITLLEPAVATLFAVSLVGERFTLIGWYGLAFIVVCLLLQVVPLPTSRLAKNPAADSY
- the chrA gene encoding chromate efflux transporter translates to MFTIFKTFFWLGWISFGGPAAHIGYFRQTFVEKLKWLDDNEYAQIVALSQFLPGPGSSQVGFSIGYKRGGLLGATAAFIGFTAPSIILMLILALVSSQITDTALFHNIVHGLKLLAVVVVADATWGMYKNFCSTKLSAGLALLTASMLLVVPSITTQLLVLILAAVIGAIYIKGDTAKAQSSFKPSYVPLLLFVAILIGTSVLSSHPSVQLFGDFFQAGSLVFGGGHVVLPLLQNLVGDQLSQDTFLTGYAAAQAVPGPMFTFATYLGYALMPNTPVWGALLATIAVFLPGFLLLLAVLKNWHALADNPTISGALNGVNASVVGLLAAALYQPVFTSAVFNATDIALVLVGFYLLKQLKLPIVVCVAFFIVAGAALGI